In Cyprinus carpio isolate SPL01 chromosome A1, ASM1834038v1, whole genome shotgun sequence, the following proteins share a genomic window:
- the LOC109081097 gene encoding neuropeptide Y receptor type 1-like: MPDSALSPPVPPITTLNCSLDVSNCSFANLSTIAYGDECYGSHSLFVVMAVAYSAVVLLGVVGNLALILVITRQRELHNVTNVLISNLSVSDLLMSLVCLPFTFIYTFMDHWVFGAVMCKLNSLVQCCSVSVSIFSLVLIAIERHQLILHPRGWRPSLNHACLGISLTWALAALTATPFLLFSRVTDAPLKQLPSVFQEQYRGKVVCVEEWPSREIKLTYTTGMLVLQYITPLTFIFICYLKIYTRLQRRNNMMDRIRENKHRSSETKRINIMLFSIVVAFAVCWLPLNVFNAVIDWNHEVAMNCTHNLLFSLCHLTAMCSVCINPVFYGFLNHNFQRDLRAFRLCKIVSVRENEYDMVAMSTIHTDVSKVSLKNSSIDF, encoded by the exons ATGCCAGACTCCGCCCTCTCTCCACCCGTTCCACCAATCACCACTCTGAACTGTTCCTTGGACGTATCGAATTGCTCTTTCGCTAACCTCTCTACAATCGCATATGGCGATGAGTGCTATGGCAGCCActctttgtttgttgtaatgGCGGTTGCATACAGTGCTGTGGTACTGTTGGGTGTCGTCGGCAACCTGGCTCTCATCCTTGTCATCACACGGCAACGGGAACTACACAATGTCACAAATGTCCTAATTTCAAATCTCTCTGTTTCGGACCTGCTGATGTCCCTAGTGTGTCTGCCGTTCACCTTCATCTACACCTTCATGGACCACTGGGTGTTCGGCGCGGTCATGTGCAAACTCAACAGCCTGGTCCAGTGCTGCTCCGTCTCGGTGTCCATCTTCTCCTTGGTTCTGATCGCCATTGAAAGGCACCAGCTCATCCTACACCCTCGCGGATGGAGGCCCAGCCTGAACCACGCCTGCCTGGGCATCAGCCTCACCTGGGCCCTGGCCGCCCTCACTGCTACACCCTTTCTGCTGTTCTCCAGGGTGACAGACGCCCCGCTGAAGCAGCTGCCCTCGGTGTTTCAGGAGCAGTACAGGGGAAAGGTGGTGTGTGTGGAAGAGTGGCCCTCCAGAGAAATCAAGCTCACCTACACCACTGGGATGCTGGTGCTGCAGTACATCACTCCTCTCACCTTCATCTTCATCTGTTACCTGAAG ATCTACACTCGTCTGCAGCGGCGTAATAACATGATGGATAGAATACGTGAAAACAAACACCGTAGCAGTGAGACTAAACGGATAAACATCATGCTCTTTTCCATTGTCGTGGCATTTGCGGTTTGCTGGCTCCCGTTGAACGTCTTTAACGCCGTCATCGACTGGAACCATGAAGTGGCTATGAACTGTACCCACAATCTCCTGTTCTCGCTGTGTCACTTGACTGCGATGTGCTCGGTCTGCATAAACCCCGTGTTCTACGGCTTCCTAAACCACAACTTCCAGCGGGACCTCCGGGCTTTCCGACTCTGCAAGATTGTGTCAGTACGGGAAAATGAATATGACATGGTTGCCATGTCCACTATTCACACGGACGTGTCCAAGGTGTCACTGAAAAATAGTAGCATAGATTTCTAG
- the LOC109081098 gene encoding mediator of RNA polymerase II transcription subunit 28-like, producing MASSMGGMFPGQQPPGPHAPTAPGGPGQPGLLTGPPVNRATNNTLVDELEASFEACFASLVSQDYVNGTDQEEIRTGVDQCIQKFLDVARQTECFFLQKRLQLSVQKPEQVEKEDASELKNELQRKEMLIQKHLTKIHHWQQVLEDINVQHKKPTELPQGPLAFLEQASASLPAPVKPN from the exons ATGGCGTCGTCCATGGGCGGAATGTTTCCCGGTCAGCAGCCTCCTGGACCTCATGCACCTACAGCTCCCGGCGGTCCTGGTCAGCCAGGGCTTCTCACAGGTCCTCCCGTTAATAGAGCGACAAATAACACTCTAGTAGATGAACTGGAAGCTTCTTTCGAG GCGTGTTTTGCATCTCTTGTCAGTCAAGATTATGTGAACGGAACAGACCAGGAAGAAATAAGGActg GGGTTGATCAGTGTATACAGAAGTTTCTGGATGTAGCCAGACAAACCGAATGTTTCTTCCTTCAGAAAAGACTGCAGCTGTCTGTACAGAAACCAGAACAGGTGGAAAAAGAG GATGCATCAGAACTGAAGAATGAACTCCAAAGGAAGGAGATGTTGATTCAGAAACATCTTACCAAGATCCATCACTGGCAGCAGGTGTTGGAGGACATCAACGTCCAGCACAAGAAGCCCACAGAACTGCCACAGGGTCCACTGGCCTTCCTGGAACAGGCCTCAGCCAGCCTCCCTGCTCCCGTGAAACCAAACTGA
- the LOC109056065 gene encoding transmembrane protein 144-like isoform X1: protein MNPRVAALIIVLLCALSTGAAQHLDTVERLSDGPRASAELQRESNSTNSSDLTYGFISCAVAVVFFGSNFVPVKKIETGDGMFFQWILCAAIWTVSLVVNIILHSPKFWPLVMLGGAIWATGNITVVPIVKTIGLGLGLLIWASFNLLLGWASSRFGWFGIGAESVSKPVLNSCGAGLCLLSAIVFFFVKTDVQRSATSEETPLLIDHAVNSESVVATDDSWVDALTPRTKRLVGSFLAVVAGLLYGTSFVPVLYIKNHASDPDSQYSGASQFDLDYVFAQYSGIFLTSTVYFVLYCAIKKNKPQVFPKAVLPGFLSGIMWGVATCCWFLANNYLSAVVSFPIITTVPGLIAALWGVVVFKEVKGWRNYIVLIVAFCLVLSGALLTAFSKI from the exons ATGAATCCTCGCGTGGCCGCGCTCATCATTGTGCTCCTCTGCGCGCTCTCCACCGGCGCCGCGCAACACCTGGACACAG TAGAACGGCTGTCAGACGGTCCGCGCGCGTCCGCGGAGCTTCAGCGAGAATCCAACAGCACCAACTCGTCTGATCTGACTTACGGATTCATATCCTGCGCCGTAGCAGTGGTCTTCTTCGGGAGCAACTTCGTACCAGTGAAGAAGATAGAGACTGGTGATG GCATGTTTTTCCAGTGGATTCTGTGCGCAGCTATATGGACGGTCTCTCTAGTGGTGAACATCATTCTACATAGTCCAAAGTTTTGGCCTCTTGTTATGCTGGGAGGAGCAATCTGGGCTACTG GTAATATAACTGTAGTTCCTATCGTAAAGACTATTGGGCTTGGTCTTGGTCTTCTCATATGGGCTTCGTTTAATCTGCTTTTAGGTTGGGCCAGCTCACG GTTTGGTTGGTTTGGTATTGGTGCTGAGAGTGTTTCCAAACCAGTTCTGAACTCCTGTGGAGCAGGTCTTTGTTTACTTAG tgccatagtttttttctttgtgaagaCTGATGTTCAAAGATCTGCAACATCTGAAGAAACACCATTACTAATAGACCAT GCTGTGAACTCTGAATCTGTGGTGGCAACAGATGATTCCTGGGTGGATGCATTAACACCACGCACCAAACGTCTTGT TGGATCGTTTCTGGCTGTTGTCGCTGGACTGCTGTACGGAACGTCATTTGTTCCAGTTCTGTACATTAAAAACCATGCCTCAGATCCAGACAGCCAGTACAGTGGGGCAAGCCAGTTTG ATCTGGATTACGTCTTTGCACAATATAGTGGGATTTTCCTCACTAGTACAGTGTATTTCGTCCTGTACTGtgccatcaaaaaaaacaaacctcaaGTTTTTCCTAAAGCAGTGCTGCCAG GATTCCTTTCTGGTATCATGTGGGGTGTAGCCACGTGCTGCTGGTTCCTGGCCAACAATTACCTCAGTGCTGTAGTGAGCTTCCCTATCATCACCACA GTTCCTGGATTGATTGCAGCTCTTTGGGGTGTTGTAGTGTTCAAAGAAGTGAAG gGTTGGCGAAATTACATTGTCCTCATCGTTGCTTTCTGTCTTGTTCTATCTGGGGCATTACTGACTGCATTTTCAAAGATTTAA
- the LOC109056065 gene encoding transmembrane protein 144-like isoform X2 — protein sequence MNPRVAALIIVLLCALSTGAAQHLDTERLSDGPRASAELQRESNSTNSSDLTYGFISCAVAVVFFGSNFVPVKKIETGDGMFFQWILCAAIWTVSLVVNIILHSPKFWPLVMLGGAIWATGNITVVPIVKTIGLGLGLLIWASFNLLLGWASSRFGWFGIGAESVSKPVLNSCGAGLCLLSAIVFFFVKTDVQRSATSEETPLLIDHAVNSESVVATDDSWVDALTPRTKRLVGSFLAVVAGLLYGTSFVPVLYIKNHASDPDSQYSGASQFDLDYVFAQYSGIFLTSTVYFVLYCAIKKNKPQVFPKAVLPGFLSGIMWGVATCCWFLANNYLSAVVSFPIITTVPGLIAALWGVVVFKEVKGWRNYIVLIVAFCLVLSGALLTAFSKI from the exons ATGAATCCTCGCGTGGCCGCGCTCATCATTGTGCTCCTCTGCGCGCTCTCCACCGGCGCCGCGCAACACCTGGACACAG AACGGCTGTCAGACGGTCCGCGCGCGTCCGCGGAGCTTCAGCGAGAATCCAACAGCACCAACTCGTCTGATCTGACTTACGGATTCATATCCTGCGCCGTAGCAGTGGTCTTCTTCGGGAGCAACTTCGTACCAGTGAAGAAGATAGAGACTGGTGATG GCATGTTTTTCCAGTGGATTCTGTGCGCAGCTATATGGACGGTCTCTCTAGTGGTGAACATCATTCTACATAGTCCAAAGTTTTGGCCTCTTGTTATGCTGGGAGGAGCAATCTGGGCTACTG GTAATATAACTGTAGTTCCTATCGTAAAGACTATTGGGCTTGGTCTTGGTCTTCTCATATGGGCTTCGTTTAATCTGCTTTTAGGTTGGGCCAGCTCACG GTTTGGTTGGTTTGGTATTGGTGCTGAGAGTGTTTCCAAACCAGTTCTGAACTCCTGTGGAGCAGGTCTTTGTTTACTTAG tgccatagtttttttctttgtgaagaCTGATGTTCAAAGATCTGCAACATCTGAAGAAACACCATTACTAATAGACCAT GCTGTGAACTCTGAATCTGTGGTGGCAACAGATGATTCCTGGGTGGATGCATTAACACCACGCACCAAACGTCTTGT TGGATCGTTTCTGGCTGTTGTCGCTGGACTGCTGTACGGAACGTCATTTGTTCCAGTTCTGTACATTAAAAACCATGCCTCAGATCCAGACAGCCAGTACAGTGGGGCAAGCCAGTTTG ATCTGGATTACGTCTTTGCACAATATAGTGGGATTTTCCTCACTAGTACAGTGTATTTCGTCCTGTACTGtgccatcaaaaaaaacaaacctcaaGTTTTTCCTAAAGCAGTGCTGCCAG GATTCCTTTCTGGTATCATGTGGGGTGTAGCCACGTGCTGCTGGTTCCTGGCCAACAATTACCTCAGTGCTGTAGTGAGCTTCCCTATCATCACCACA GTTCCTGGATTGATTGCAGCTCTTTGGGGTGTTGTAGTGTTCAAAGAAGTGAAG gGTTGGCGAAATTACATTGTCCTCATCGTTGCTTTCTGTCTTGTTCTATCTGGGGCATTACTGACTGCATTTTCAAAGATTTAA